From a region of the Vanrija pseudolonga chromosome 2, complete sequence genome:
- the TRM6 gene encoding tRNA (adenine(58)-N(1))-methyltransferase non-catalytic subunit TRM6, with amino-acid sequence MATAQEDVPIEVDAVETVETSETTEPKPGPRGRRNEPTEPLEPLDDVLHRRLTIIKEGDNVLLRLPSDAIKAVVASKDGLIQLGKFGSFPAKELLGLHYDITYEVVSATDGTATTAESQVDENAFSSSDNFGQAKGKKNKKGKGKGDGNDSAKTNKGWSNLLRPLKRRAIVDAVIDDIKETNEFIDDSEENRGALLSSEEIAELRAQGVSAQEMIQKQMERHEQFELKTDFSKEKWRKRKEKKYLQTVHPLAPSTVNIVNHYAQRSPASILHLREDTLSQLVNLGNIRPDGRYLVVDDTGGLVTAALADRMGCEGRILLFTDADSPPAWGVLNVMNFGERELSFIKWLNWMEADESYVRPGLPTEDGMPSIAENKTMARVRRHNAQVAELNATRAELHAGNWDGLILATELSPISVINRLTKYLAGSATVVAYSPYQQVLAETLQYLRKDANFLATQLTESWSRTYQVLPGRTHPLMTTSAMSGYLLHATRVHISTFVPESHQRHKRRKKANGEAAAVGAKEAEDASEPAETAKASEADAAA; translated from the exons ATGGCGACGGCCCAAGAAGACGTGCcgatcgaggtcgacgctgTGGAGACGGTCGAGACGTCTGAGACGACAGAACCCAAGCCCGGACCTCGTGGCAGGCGTAACGAGCCCACCGAGCCATTGGAACCTCTCGACGATgtcctccaccgccgcctgaCAAtcatcaaggagggcgacaaCGTGCTCTTGAGACTGCCAAGCGACGCTATTAAGGCTGTCGTCGCCTCCAAGGACGG CCTCATTCAGCTCGGCAAATTCGGCTCCTTCCCCGCCAaggagctccttggcctgcACTACGACATCACGTACGAGGTCGTCTCTGCAACCGATGGCACGGCGACAACGGCAGAGTCTCAGGTGGACGAAAACGCATTCTCCTCCTCTGACAACTTTGGCcaggccaagggcaagaagaacaagaagggcaagggcaagggtgATGGCAACGACAGTGCCAAGACCAACAAGGGCTGGAGcaacctcctccgcccgctgAAGAGGCGAGCGATCGTCGATGCTGTCATTG ACGACATCAAGGAGACCAACGAGTTcatcgacgactcggaggagAACCGCGGCGCCCTACTTTCCTCggaggagattgccgagcTGAGGGCCCAGGGCGTGTCGGCCCAGGAGATGATTCAGAAGCAGATGGAGCGTCACGAGCAGTTTGAGCTCAAGACGGACTTCAGCAAGGAGAAGTGGAGGAAACGCAAGGAGAAGAA GTACCTCCAGACTGTCCACCCCCTCGCGCCGTCAACGGTCAACATTGTCAACCACTACGCGCAGCGCTCCCCAGCCTCCATCTTGCATCTCCGGGAAGACACGCTCTCGCAGCTGGTCAATCTCGGCAACATCCGACCAGACGGCCGCTACCTCGTGGTGGACGACACTGGTGGACTTGTCACtgctgcccttgccgacCGCATGGGCTGCGAGGGCCGTATCCTCCTgttcaccgacgccgacagccCCCCCGCGTGGGGTGTGCTCAACGTCATGAACtttggcgagcgcgagctgagCTTCATCAAGTGGCTCAACTGGATGGAAGCGGATGAGAGCTACGTGCGGC cGGGACTGCCCACAGAAGATGGCATGCCGTCAATTGCTGAAAACAAGACCATGGCCCGTGTGCGGAGGCACAAcgcccaggtcgccgagctgaaCGCGACCCGAGCGGAGCTGCACGCCGGTAACTGGGACGGTTTGATCCTGGCGACTGAATTATCGCCCATCTCGGTCATCAACCGCCTGACAAAGTAcctcgccggctcggcgaccgTGGTCGCGTACTCGCCTTACCAGCAGGTCCTGGCCGAGACATTGCAATATCTGCGCAAGGACGCCAACTTCCTTGCGACACAGCTCACCGAgagctggtcgaggacgTACCAGGTTCTCCCTGGACGGACACACCCtctgatgacgacgagcgccatGTCTGGCTACTTGTTGCACGCAACCCGGGT CCACATCTCAACCTTTGTGCCCGAGTCGCACCAGCGCCACAAGCGCAGGAAAAAGGCCAACGGAGAGGCTGCGGCTGTCGGCGCCAAGGAAGCTGAGGACGCTTCTGAGCCGGCTGAAACCGCCAAGGCCTCTGAGGCTGACGCCGCTGCATAA
- the RVB2 gene encoding RuvB-like helicase 2, with product MAANISIQPGNLKDVTKMERIGAHSHIHGLGLDANLEPRAASQGMIGQGKARKAAGVILKMVQEGRISGRAILIAGPPSTGKTAIAMGMAQTLGSDVPFVNLTASEVFSLEMSKTEALTQAFRRAIGVRIKEETELIEGEVVEIQVDRSVTGATKTGRLTLKTTDMETVYDLGSKMIDQLQKEKVLAGDVISIDKASGRISKLGRSFGRAKDYDAMGADTRFVACPDGELQTRKEVVHTVSLHEIDVINSRTQGFLALFAGDTGEIKPELRDQINAKVGEWREEGKAEIVPGVLFIDEVHMLDIECFSFLNRALEGELAPLVVVASNRGITRIRGTNFKSPHGIPADLLDRMLIISTTKYSEDEIKEIVKIRADEEDAKVSPDALELLATMGGQTSLRYALNLIAPSQLIAARRKSTQIDNDDIRLAYKYFLDVDRSAAYAKETSGMMFGETEVSENGNAMDTSA from the exons ATG GCAGCCAACATCTCGATTCAGCCTGGCAACCTCAAGGATGTGACCAAGATGGAGCGCATCG GCGCCCACTCGCACATCCACGGTCTGGGACTCGACGCCAACCTCGAGCCTCGGGCAGCGTCGCAGGGCATGATTGGgcagggcaaggcgcgcaaggcggccGGCGTTATCCTCAAGATGGTTCAGGAGGGTCGCATTTCCGGCCGCGCCATTCTGATCGCTGGCCCTCCAAGCACGGGCAAGACGGCCATCGCCATGG GCATGGCGCAGACTCTCGGCTCGGATGTCCCCTTTGTCAACCTCACCGCGTCGGAGGTCTTCTCCCTTGAGATGTCCAAGACGGAGGCGCTGACCCAGGCGTTCCGCCGCGCGATCGGCGTGCGCATCAAGGAGGAGACGGAGCTCatcgagggcgaggttgtcgagaTCCAGGTCGACAGGAGTGTGACTGGCGCCACCAAGACTGGCCGCCTGACGCTCAAGACGACCGACATGGAGACGGTGTACGACCTCGGCTCGAAGATGATCGACCAGCTGCAGAAGGAGAAGGTGTTGGCAGGCGACGTCATTAGCATCGACAAGGCAAGCGGAAGGATATCCAAGCTTGGCCGGAGCTTTGGACGCGCAAAGGACTATGATGCGATGGGCGCGGAC ACCCGCTTCGTGGCGTGccccgacggcgagctgcagACGCGCAAGGAGGTGGTGCACACCGTGTCGCTGCACGAGATTGATGTTATCAACTCGCGGACACAGGGCTTCCTGGCGCTGTTCGCgggcgacacgggcgagaTCAagcccgagctgcgcgaccaGATCAACGCCAAGGTCGGCGAgtggcgcgaggagggcaaggccgagattGTGCCCGGTGTGCTCTtcatcgacgaggtgcaCATGCTCGACATTGAGTGCTTCTCGTTCCTcaaccgcgcgctcgagggcgagcttgccccgctcgttgtcgtcgcctCGAACCGCGGAATCACGAGGATACGCGGAACCAACTTCAAGTCGCCCCACGGCATCcccgccgacctgctcgaccgcATGCTCATCATCTCCACGACCAAGTACTCTGAagacgagatcaaggagaTTGTCAAGATccgtgccgacgaggaggacgccaagGTGTCCCCCGACGCGCTGGAGCTTCTCGCCACGATGGGCGGCCAGACGTCCCTCCGGTACGCGCTCAACCTGATCGCGCCGAGCCAGCTTATCGCTGCCCGCCGCAAGTCAACTCAGATtgacaacgacgacattCGACTGGCGTACAAGTACTTCCTTGATGTTGACCGGAGCGCAGCCTACGCAAAGGAGACGAGCGGCATGATGTTTGGCGAGACTGAGGTGTCTGAAAACGGCAACGCTATGGACACCTCGGCGTGA